The genomic segment GAAATCTTAAAAGCCAGGAACGGGGATTTTTCGCCCCATATTTTTCTTTCATCCGCCGGGCCCAAATGCGCCGGGCCGCCCGAAACTTGGCGATTTCTTCAAAGAAATCCATGTGAGAGTTGAAGAAGAAAGAAAGCCTTGGGGCAAATTCATCCACATCCAGCCCGGCTTTAATTCCCGCTTCCACATAGGCAAAGCCGTCGGCTAAAGTGAAAGCTAATTCCTGGACTGCGGTTGCACCCGCTTCCCGGATGTGATAACCGGAAATACTCACTGTATTCCACCTGGGCACGTACTTGGCACCAAAGGCAAAAATATCGGTAATAATTCGCATCGAGGGCTCCGGCGGGAAAATCCAGGATTTCTGGGCAATATACTCTTTTAAGATGTCATTTTGAATGGTGCCGGAAAGCTTTTCCGAAGGCACTCCCTGCTTTTCCGCACAGGCAATATACATGGCCCATAAGACCGCAGCCGGTCCATTGATGGTCATCGAGGTGCTGACTTTATCAAGAGGTATGCCGTCAAACAGCTCTTCCATGTCAGCAAGCGAGTCTATAGCAACTCCACAGCGTCCTACTTCACCTTCGGCCCGGGGGTGGTCCGAGTCATAACCCATAATGGTCGGCATGTCAAAAGCAACAGACAAACCCGTTTGCCCTTTAGCCAAAAGAAGTTTATACCGTTCATTGGTTTCTTTTGCCGTAGCAAAACCGGAGAACTGGCGGAAAGTCCAAACCTTTCCCCGGTACATGTTGTAGTGGATTCCCCGGGTAAAAGGATATTCGCCCGGGAATCCCAATTTTTCGAGATAATCGAGACCTTCCATGTCCAGCGGTGTATAAAGGCTTTTTATAGGCTCACCGGAAATGGTTACAAAATCTTCATCGCAATCGGGGCACCTTTCCTGATATTTCTTGTACCACTCTTCATAGGCCTTTTTTAAATCGCTCATCAATCTCCCTCCCTTTGCCTTTAAAACGGATTATTTTTTACCGAGTTTTTTTGCCCACTCTCTTTCCCTCAGTTCAACCCGGCGAATTTTTCCCGATACGGTTTTGGGTAGAGCATCGATAAATTCAATCTCCCGGGGATATTTGTAGGGAGCCGTAACTTTTTTAACGTGTTCTTGCAGCTCTTTTACCAGTTCCTCGGAACCGGTATAGCCCGGCGCTAAAACCACGAAAGCTTTGACAATTTCACCGCGAATTTCATCAGGGCTTGCTACTACCGCCGCTTCGGCTACCGCCGGATGTTCGACCAGGGCACTTTCCACTTCAAAGGGCCCGATGCGGTAGCCGGCAGCTAAGATAACGTCATCGGCCCGGCCAACAAACCAGAAGTAGCCTTCTTCATCTTTAATAGCCCGGTCCCCGGTTAAGTACCACTCACCCCGGAATACCTCCGCGGTCTTGTCCGGATTTTTCCAGTATTCTTTAAATAACCCTACCGGCCGCTCCGGTTTAATTTTAATGGCAATGTTTCCTTCTTTTCCCGGAGGTAGCTCATTACCTTCATCGTCAATAATTGAAATGTAATAACCTGGAGCAGGTTTACCCATTGATCCGGGTTTTACTTCAAAGCAGGGGAAGTTCGCTACCAAGACGCAAGTTTCCGTTTGGCCGTAGCCATCTCGAATGGTAAGACCGGTAACTTCTTTCCATACTTTTATTACCTCAGGGTTTAAAGGTTCCCCTGCAGCTACGCAATGGCGTAAATGAGGAAAATTATACTGTTTTAAGTCTTCTAAAACAAATACCCGGTAAGCGGTGGGCGGTCCGCAAAAAGTGGTAATGGGGTATTTAGCTAAAAGTTCTAAAGTCTTTTTGGCATCAAATTTGCCCACTGAATGATGGACAAAAATTGCTGCCCCGCAATTCCAGGGCCCAAAAAAGCTTGACCAGGCCGCTTTTGCCCAGCCAGTATCGGACATATTCCAGTGGAGGTCATCAGGAGTTAAATCAAGCCAATATTTTCCAGTGATGTAATGGCCGATAGGGTAACTGGCATGAGTGTGGATAGTCATTTTGGGATAGCCAGTAGTCCCGGAAGTGAAAAATAATATCGCAGGATCATCGCTTTTAGTCGAGACAGTTTCATACTCCGGACTAAATTTAGCAATTTCTTCATTGAAGGAAAGCCAGCCTTCCCTCTTGCCTACCACCACCAGCTGTTTTAAGGCTGGCACCTCCGCTTTAATTTCCTCTACTTTCGGGGCGTTGTCTTCATCGGTAATAATTACGGCGGTTTCCGCGGTTTCTACCCGATATTTAATGTCTTTAGCGGTAAGCTGGGTAGTACCAGGGATAAAAATTATTCCCGCCCGAATTGCTGCTAAAAAGATTACCCACCATTCCGGAAGGCGAGGTAAAATAACTAAAACTCTGTCCCCCTGCTTTACGCCAAGAGAATTAAAGAAATTGGCAGTCTGTTTTGATAATTCTGAAAATTGTTTAAAAGTAAAACGCCGTTCATTACCGTAATCGTCCACCCAAAGCATAGCAAGCTTGTTTGGGTCTTTGGCCCAGATATCAAACGTATCCCGGGCAAAGTTAAAATACTCGGGCACCTGGTGCCGAAATTCCCGGTAAGTTTTTTCATAATCTACCATGTTTGGCATAAAAACTCCCCCTCAAAAAAAGTTTTACTACTTAAGTTATAATCCAAAAAACTGTCGCTTCCAATAAACTTACCGTGAACTGCAATTTTTGAGGGGTAAACGGTTATTTTGGCCGCTAAAACTCCACTCCCCTTCTCGATGTAATTCCATGGTCATCATAAGGATGTTTTTCTTGGGCAAAATAGGTAACGTACTCGGCATAATCTCTTAGATATAGGGGCGCTTCCCGCCCGGTTATAATTATTTCCAAATTTTTTTTACCTTTTATCTCTTTAAGAAAGGACGTTAAAATTTCTTCCTCAATTAAATTAATCTTTGCTGCTAAAGCCAGCTCATCTAATATTACTAACTGGTACTGGGAAGTGTTAATTTTATCCTTTGCCAAAAAAAATCCTTCTAAAAAAAGTTTTTTCTCTTCCTCTTCCGGATTTTGGAGGTTTACATGGCAAAGATTACAGCCAATATAAACCGGGCAGGACTTCACGCCTGCCTTTATTAAACCGGCATACGGACAGCTTTTTCCCAAACAATATTTTTCAATATCTAAAAGCTTTAACGTTTCAAATTCCCCGTAAAACCCTTCTCCCTTCATAAAACCAAAGTAACCTACCTTAAAACCATGGCCATAGGCCCTTAACATTTGGCCCAAAGCCGCAGTGCTTTTTCCTTTTCCCGGACCGTAATAAAGATGCAGCATTACTTCACCCCCAAGCGATTTAAAAGCTCTACCGCTGCTGTCTGGGGAGGCTTTAGTTTACGATTTACCTCCGCAATTAACGATTGAATCTCTGGTTTATCCAGTAAAAGCTGAAGTTTTTGGGAAACTATGTTTAAAGAAATTTCTATTATCTCGCGCTCCCGCCGGTCTTGACGCTTTTTTTCTAAAAGCTGACTATTTATTAAAAACTCAAAGTGTTTTTTTATAAATCCCAGTAATTCTGATAAACCTTCTCCTGTATTGGTAGATGTTTTTATCACCGGCGGTCGCCAAATAAGCTGTTCACCTTTTAAATCAAGCATTGTATTTATATCCATCACCATTTTTCCGGCTCCCGGCAAATCTGCTTTATTCACCACAAAAATATCAGCAATCTCCATAATCCCAGCTTTAATAGTTTGAATGCTGTCACCAGCGGTTGGAGTTAAAACCACCAGTACGGTATCGGCCACATGCATTACATCTAATTCCCCCTGGCCCACACCCACCGTTTCAATAATTATATAATCAAAACCAAAAGCATCTAATACCTTAACCACATCTTTAGTTGCCGCCGAAATACCTCCCAGACTCCCCCGGCTCCCCATGCTCCTTATATATACTCCGTCATCCACCGCGTGATTTTGCATCCTAATTCTATCCCCTAAAAGAGCTCCTCCAGTAAAAGGACTTGAAGGATCAACCGCTACTACAGCAACAGTCTTATTTTCCTTGCGACTAAGTTCAATTAAACAATCGGTCAAAGAGCTTTTCCCTGCTCCCGGTGCTCCGGTAATCCCGATTATTTGCGCTTTACCGGTATGGGGATAGAGCTTTGTTAAAACTTCCTCTTTACCCTCGCCGCCGTTTTCAACCAACGATATAATCCGGGCAAGGGCTCTCTTTTCCCCTTGCCAAAACCGCTCCAATAATTCCATCTCCTCACCCCATTAATTTAATTTTTTGATTTTTCTTAAAATATTATATGCTTTCGCTATTTTTTCCTAAAATCCTGCCTCAAAAAAAATTCCGGCGCCTTAAAACTTGCCGGAAAATTCCTCAAGCTCAGTTTTAAAAAACTTATACAAATTTTTTAATTTATTAGTTGCTTTTTCGTGGAATTCATAATAACTTACTTGCCGTTTTAAGTAGGCATAATATTTTTCCGCATGGGCTCCACCATTCACCAGTCCCCCAAGGAAAAATACCACCGCTAAAAAGCCAAAGGCTAATTTTTTATAAAAATTGTATAAAACTTTCCGCTCTTCCAGTTGATAGGTGTAAAAATAAACTACCCCAATTCCTAAAAATATTCCCGCAATAATATCAATTATCCAGTGAATGCCAAGATAAACCGTAGAAATTATTATTAATACCGATGAAATTCCTAATACGCCCATCAACCTTTTTTCCTGAAGCTTATAAGCTAAATAGAAAAAGCTTACCGAAAGGGCAGTATGAAGGCTGGGAAAATTGTTATTGATTCCCGAAAACACCCGGTACTGGGCATTGAATTGAGGATAATACTTCTCTAACAAAAGTTTAATACCCGGGTAAACCGACCAAGATTCATATACTGGCAGGTTTACGTAAAAAGGCATTGCTACTAAATAGTTGATGAGATAGATGTAAAAAAGCCCGGCAATTAAGTTTTTTTTATCGTATATTAGGCCATAATAAAGGACAGCCACAAACAATACCGGAAAAAGAAAAACATATACATAGCTAAACAAAAACACTAACCAGGCAGGGTGAAAGCTTTGTAATTTCATAATAAAAGGAGCTTCTATTTTAGCAATAAAGTACGAATAAAGATAAGAAGAGGGAAAACTACTTTCTCCTTTTAATTCAAGTATATCAAAAAATAAAAGAATAAGGATCCCGAGGAAGTAGAAAAAGTACTCCCGGGTAGTCAATAACCTTTTTATTGCTACCAGAAGGCTTTTAAAATATCCTTTGATTCCCCCGGATAAAATGACCGTTAAGAGAAAAAATGCTAAAAAGCTCAAGATGATTTTCCAGTAAAAACTTCCAAACACCGCAGTCCCCCACTTATAATCAATTTATTTCCCTATTAAGTTTATATTAAACCTTAAAGAAAGTGTCAAGAAAATAAAAAGTCTAAAACAATTTCGAAGTATTAACCTGCAACTTCAATTCTTCTTAAATTTAAATTAAATTAGTTTAAAAATTTATACATTTTCTAATATTTAGTTCATTATCTTTCGACAGTTAAAGGATTTTTTCCTTCTTATTGTCTTTTTATGAAACAAAAAAAATAAAAGTCCGGATTGTAACCGGACTTTTATTAATATTTATTTTTTTACTTAAAATACCTGTCCAATAATCCTTTTAGAGCCCGAGCATGTCTTGCTTCATCCCGGGACGATTCATCTAAGGCATCATGCACTTCGTCTAATCCTAATTCCTTTGCTTTTTTAGCAGCCTCTTTCTTGCCTTTATTAGCTTCCATTTCCCCTTTTAGCATTTTTTCAATATTTTCTTTGGTGCTGGTAGAAATTTTACCGGCAAGTTCGGCAAAACGGGCAGCATGCCAGGCTTCTTCTAAAGCAATTTTCTCTAAAACCCGGGCTACTTCCGGAAGTCCTTCCCTTTCTGCCTGCCGGGCCATGGCAAGATAAACCCCTACTTCATAGGTCTCGCCTTTAAATTCTCCTTCCACCGCACTAAGAGCTTCGGTTTCCTTGGCTACACCAATTTGGTTTTCGTTGATGAGATTTAATTCCATTTCAATCCCTCCATTATTAATAATAATTATTATTTACACTTATTATTTTAAAAAATTTATTTTTTTTGTCAAGACCTTTTGGTAAAATTTTTTTATGGTATTATTTTATCCAGGTTAAAGTTATACTATGAATGAAGGAGGAATAATCATGGCAAAAATTGAGTTTTTCAGTACTCCTACTTGCCCTTACTGTCGGATGGTACGTAAGTTTTTAAATGAAAACGGCTTTCCTTATATCGAATACGATATCACCACCGACCTTGATGCTTTTGAAAAAATGTTTAAAACCACAGGATATACAACCGTACCTACATTAATCATAAATGATCAGGAGGTAATAATTGGTTTTGACGAAGAAAAAATCCGTAAAGTTATGCAAAAAAAATAGCACATGGTATAAACCGTGTGTTATTTCTCCAATTCATAGGGCCAGTTGGCAATGCCTCCTTTTAAATTATAGACATGTTTATAGCCTTTACTTACCAGCATTTGAGCGACACTTGCCGAACGGCTTCCGGTAGCACAAACCACCAAAATTTCCTGTTCTTTATCAATTGAGGAAAGCTGTTGTTCCACTTCCCCCATGGGAATATTATGGGAGCCCGGAATTCTTACTTCTGCATATTCTACGGGCTCTCGTACATCCATTATAAAAAGCATGGGATTTTCATCAATTAACTTTTTTGCCTCAGCTGGTTCTAAATCCTGATAGCCAGTCTTAAGACAACCAGTGAAAGCAACCACAGCAAGCAGTAAAACAACTAAGCCGATGATTTTTTTCGGCAAACTTTTTACCCCTCCCCTTAAAATAAATTTAGTAAGGTATAGCGATAAGTATAAGTTAGCACAACCGCCACTAAAGTTGTGGCAGTCCAAAGAACGATTTTGTTTAACTTAGAATTTTTTCCTTTGAAGTAAGTCTCATAAAAGGCATAACCTAAAAATACAAAAGTTATCCCTAAAAAAAAGCTCCTATAAGGAGCTAGGGAGGCAAAAAAAGAAAAAGATGCTCCTCCCAGGCCTAAGGAGGCTAAAATTACCGGGCCTATTCAAGTAATACATCCTAACAGGGCAGTAATTACGGAAATAATAC from the Carboxydothermus pertinax genome contains:
- a CDS encoding acyl-CoA mutase large subunit family protein, with protein sequence MSDLKKAYEEWYKKYQERCPDCDEDFVTISGEPIKSLYTPLDMEGLDYLEKLGFPGEYPFTRGIHYNMYRGKVWTFRQFSGFATAKETNERYKLLLAKGQTGLSVAFDMPTIMGYDSDHPRAEGEVGRCGVAIDSLADMEELFDGIPLDKVSTSMTINGPAAVLWAMYIACAEKQGVPSEKLSGTIQNDILKEYIAQKSWIFPPEPSMRIITDIFAFGAKYVPRWNTVSISGYHIREAGATAVQELAFTLADGFAYVEAGIKAGLDVDEFAPRLSFFFNSHMDFFEEIAKFRAARRIWARRMKEKYGAKNPRSWLLRFHTQTAGCSLTAQQPENNIVRTAFEALAAVLGGTQSLHTNSMDEVLALPTEKAVTIALRTQQIIAHETGVINTIDPLGGSYFVEALTDKMEEEAEKYFQKIEELGGVIEAINKGFFQQEIADASYRYQQAVERKKRIIVGVNEYVEEEEKIDIPILKIDPEVEERQKRKVKSLRATRDNEKVEIALRELKEAARGTENLMPYILNAVRVYATEGEIIQSLKEVFGEYKEKPVF
- a CDS encoding AMP-binding protein, coding for MPNMVDYEKTYREFRHQVPEYFNFARDTFDIWAKDPNKLAMLWVDDYGNERRFTFKQFSELSKQTANFFNSLGVKQGDRVLVILPRLPEWWVIFLAAIRAGIIFIPGTTQLTAKDIKYRVETAETAVIITDEDNAPKVEEIKAEVPALKQLVVVGKREGWLSFNEEIAKFSPEYETVSTKSDDPAILFFTSGTTGYPKMTIHTHASYPIGHYITGKYWLDLTPDDLHWNMSDTGWAKAAWSSFFGPWNCGAAIFVHHSVGKFDAKKTLELLAKYPITTFCGPPTAYRVFVLEDLKQYNFPHLRHCVAAGEPLNPEVIKVWKEVTGLTIRDGYGQTETCVLVANFPCFEVKPGSMGKPAPGYYISIIDDEGNELPPGKEGNIAIKIKPERPVGLFKEYWKNPDKTAEVFRGEWYLTGDRAIKDEEGYFWFVGRADDVILAAGYRIGPFEVESALVEHPAVAEAAVVASPDEIRGEIVKAFVVLAPGYTGSEELVKELQEHVKKVTAPYKYPREIEFIDALPKTVSGKIRRVELREREWAKKLGKK
- a CDS encoding cob(I)yrinic acid a,c-diamide adenosyltransferase, coding for MLHLYYGPGKGKSTAALGQMLRAYGHGFKVGYFGFMKGEGFYGEFETLKLLDIEKYCLGKSCPYAGLIKAGVKSCPVYIGCNLCHVNLQNPEEEEKKLFLEGFFLAKDKINTSQYQLVILDELALAAKINLIEEEILTSFLKEIKGKKNLEIIITGREAPLYLRDYAEYVTYFAQEKHPYDDHGITSRRGVEF
- the meaB gene encoding methylmalonyl Co-A mutase-associated GTPase MeaB; translated protein: MELLERFWQGEKRALARIISLVENGGEGKEEVLTKLYPHTGKAQIIGITGAPGAGKSSLTDCLIELSRKENKTVAVVAVDPSSPFTGGALLGDRIRMQNHAVDDGVYIRSMGSRGSLGGISAATKDVVKVLDAFGFDYIIIETVGVGQGELDVMHVADTVLVVLTPTAGDSIQTIKAGIMEIADIFVVNKADLPGAGKMVMDINTMLDLKGEQLIWRPPVIKTSTNTGEGLSELLGFIKKHFEFLINSQLLEKKRQDRREREIIEISLNIVSQKLQLLLDKPEIQSLIAEVNRKLKPPQTAAVELLNRLGVK
- a CDS encoding phosphatase PAP2 family protein, coding for MFGSFYWKIILSFLAFFLLTVILSGGIKGYFKSLLVAIKRLLTTREYFFYFLGILILLFFDILELKGESSFPSSYLYSYFIAKIEAPFIMKLQSFHPAWLVFLFSYVYVFLFPVLFVAVLYYGLIYDKKNLIAGLFYIYLINYLVAMPFYVNLPVYESWSVYPGIKLLLEKYYPQFNAQYRVFSGINNNFPSLHTALSVSFFYLAYKLQEKRLMGVLGISSVLIIISTVYLGIHWIIDIIAGIFLGIGVVYFYTYQLEERKVLYNFYKKLAFGFLAVVFFLGGLVNGGAHAEKYYAYLKRQVSYYEFHEKATNKLKNLYKFFKTELEEFSGKF
- a CDS encoding ferritin-like domain-containing protein, which codes for MELNLINENQIGVAKETEALSAVEGEFKGETYEVGVYLAMARQAEREGLPEVARVLEKIALEEAWHAARFAELAGKISTSTKENIEKMLKGEMEANKGKKEAAKKAKELGLDEVHDALDESSRDEARHARALKGLLDRYFK
- a CDS encoding glutaredoxin family protein; protein product: MAKIEFFSTPTCPYCRMVRKFLNENGFPYIEYDITTDLDAFEKMFKTTGYTTVPTLIINDQEVIIGFDEEKIRKVMQKK
- a CDS encoding rhodanese-like domain-containing protein, which codes for MPKKIIGLVVLLLAVVAFTGCLKTGYQDLEPAEAKKLIDENPMLFIMDVREPVEYAEVRIPGSHNIPMGEVEQQLSSIDKEQEILVVCATGSRSASVAQMLVSKGYKHVYNLKGGIANWPYELEK